The region TCGAAAACGCGCGGTCTTTTTAAGAGGGGATGCGCACTCCAGCACCCTTCCCTTGGACCCGCCCATGTAAAagatttgtaaaaaatacgAGATTGAACATACGTTTTTGATATTCTGAGCTCGCGGCCGGATGAACCACTTTGCATTAGACGTACTCGGGCTAATCGATATTTGATAAGCCGGACACACTAGCGAAAACACTGACTAAACAACCAGCAAACGCCCGCTATTTTTCTCGAAAGAGAAGGAATACCATTTACATCAGTCGATTGTAAATCGAAAGGGAATGTGTAAGACtttgtaaccgagtaaaataaCGATAAAGTTTCGAAAGATAAATTTGCAGAAAAATCCAATTCTCAATTGTTAGGTCAGCTACTCACTGTCGAAAAAGTCACTCgattaagaaaataatttcttgaattgaaaataaacacaaTTCCTGCGATTAAATGAATTCGATAGAAATTCGAAGAATGATAAAGTTGGTTAATCGCTTTTGACAATGTTGGCTAATCGAGCGCACAAATTATTGATGATCAGCGAATGAAAAAAATCGCGcagaaaatcttttaaaaattgttaaaACCAAGCAGCCACTCGCAGTaaagatattgataatttcaatgattcattgtatttcattatcaaaatcataaaaaaatcattatttcaactCTTGTGAATAATTTAAAAGCTTTGGAAAATCGAAAAATTCCCCCAAACACAGATTCCCAATCGATTTTTTTGTCACTCACGTTGTTTGGCTGGAATAGAGGATCAATACGTTATCGTCTGATTCCATCTTGATCTGTTGCGACGTTCGTTCAATTTCACGTGTTGCTTCGTTTTGACGGGGATTCCGATAATCATACGGCTTAATACCTATACGCGCACCTGCCTTAGCGTGGCCGAAAAGCGTATCAACTCTCAAAGCACACGTAACTTTTCAACCTTTGCACCACGCGTCGCCCGCCGGATGACATAGGCCCGATTTGGCAAAAACGCGTTTTAGCGCTTAATGAACATCGTCGAAAGGAAAGAATTTCGACACCAACTAGAAACCTGTTATCAAAATTGATGATCTGTTCTAAATTTCCTCATTCCGAAGCTATCAGGCGAATAGAAGGTCTTGCCTAAAACAGGCACGTCATCTGTGCATTTCATCGTTTTTattaaaaaaggaaaataatTGCTTTTCGATCTTTTTACATTGTTCGTTTCATTACTGGAAGGCATAGCTAgaacgggggggggggaggggagggacaATACATTAACAATTACGTTTATATGGGAACTGCTTGTTTATATCGTGTAGGCATCGTtacgattgaaaaaaaatccgtCAAACTCAGGAAAACCCATCGTGGCTCCAGTTGCTTATCGGCGAAGTGGTCATTCAGATAGACATTAATACCGGGAAATTCCGGAGCTACGTGTGACcgtggacgtataaactagattatacgtccatggtgtGACGTAACGGCCTCGCATTTCTAGATAATCTTTGTTCATAAGATTTCTACATGTAATagatattcattgaattttgttTATTATTGATAGGTTTGTTACGATAGGTATCCGATTATCAGATAGAAACTACATTTCCCATTCGCATGgttcgaataaaaaaatacgacatttttggacttaaaaaaataatatatgtTTCTCCTAAACGActgggtcatttttgtaaaccgCAATAAAATTCGAAATCAgctcatttctatagctgccaaATCTGTTGTGGTTAACCTGGCCTTGATTTAAAAACAGGCAAAGTACAGGTTAGAAAGGCGGCTGGTCGGGTCGGTTTTTAAGCTCAACAGGAAGGAGAAACGCGGTATCAATATCTTGCCTTACGTATGTGTTATACTTAAGATACAAATTAGGAGAGTTTTGTTTTCAGAAACTGAATACTCTTGATGACAAACAGCAATCGAGGGTCATCCTGGTCTAAGTGACCTGTATATGATCCCACGATTTGACCGGTACGAACGGGCAATGTACTTAAACCATAAGCAATTAACAGTTCCATACCGACGTATTAAATATGCATAGAAATCTACCCGAATACGAAGAATGCCATTCATTAATGCACAATCTACATTTAGACCATGATGATATATCCCGTGGTTTTTCGGTGTTGAAATTTCATCTTTTGAATTGGGATCCATCGAAGCTCAGGTGATTCGAAATTTTCGCCAAAATTTTAATGTCCCATAATCGattaatcatatgattaaCGTAACTGTACATTTCAGGTGTTTTTATGCTTTGCCAATGATTGCGTATCTATTGTGTGTTTTTTAATACCCTGACCACTCAGGTTAAATCGCCACGCAGGGCATTATAAGCAGTTTTTCTCATCATCAGGAGAgaccttcgaccaagaaacacTGTCGCCaccggggttcgaacccacatTTTGCACGCGTCACTCACTGAAATAAGCTTCCGATAAATGCCGAGAACATTGCAATGTTATCGAAGGAATACCGATATTACGTAACGTCTGTAGATTTCTAGGAAATTTCGATCAAGCTATTCTATATCGTCGACGTGACATCGTGCTCGAATCCGGTTGTGGATAagtaaaaaaacaacaaccaACAAATATGATTTATACGTTATTTATCAATACGTACAACGAAACTGTTTTaagatatgaatattgaaaacaataataaaaaaCTTAAACTTGACATTCCTTCTTCACAATATTGCTTTACATTGCTGCCTAAAAGTCCATCTAAAAGACATTTCGTTTGGAACAAGTCTGCGCTACAAGTATTTTTCCAAGGTAAATGTTCagttaaaaagaaatacattGTAATACATGCTAAGGCTAGAAAATTGATACCCCGTTTCtcctttctgctgagcttaaaagttgaccgaACCGGCCGTCTATCTACCCTGTGCAttacttgtttttttttaaagcaaGCTAACCATTACAGACCcgacagttatagaaatgaactgattaaaaatttttttgcgATTTACAAAATGGCTTGGCCGATtaagagaaacaaggtatcattttaaaGTCTAACCTTTAAAGGTTGAGTTCGTTCATAAGCCATCAAAGTAGGCCTAATATAATGTAAATGAAAACATAGATGTCTACCTGTTATGTAAAAGATATGCTtaaatttcatcaattcaattaagcGAATATCAGTAACTTAAATCTatgtcaattcaatttatccaGAAACTGAGGGTCATGGTACTTGGATACtcgatatatatctatatacttcAGTGTAATAATCAATGCATTACTTAAAATACTCAAAGCGTTAATCAATgcatttataacaaaatcgaataatttagaaaataaatacgCGTTTAACTGTTATCATCTATACAGTTATACATAAAAAGATGTAAACtcaacaaaaatcattaaatcaaaaaatcCTCATAAACTCcttaaaactaaaaacaagATAGATACTGCGGTAAGATAAAAATGCAGTCGTAAATGTGATCTTTATCGTGCGTTTGCATATAAAATCGTTACAAAATGATCCCGCATCGTCGAAGATGACTGTGGGATTGAATAGAATCAGCAGCGAACGTTAGAGTCTAAAATCAGTAAATGGAAAAAGATGTCCGACACGTATTCTGCCATATGTTCGAGAAATCGAAGATTGTAGATGTATCGATAGGTCGTTAGGTCCCAATTGTACGACGTCACGGGTGCAATCGTTAAGCCTTCGTGCGATTTGAAGCCGATATTGTTCTGTTTCATCtgcaaaaaagaaataaaactatAAAACTTAAATTGTCTTGGGGATGTGCATTAGATGTTCATGGCATCATCGATTTacgataaaaaatttaaatgtttTCTTTCTAAGTTTCAGTTTTCAAGATCCTTAATGTTACATGATTCGACCGGAAAACTAAAATAATCTCGTATCATCAGAGTTACCAAGCAGAAATCCACAGTTGATAATAAAACGTTTATTGTCTGAGAGTTTCGAAGTTTTTCTAAActccatcatcagagaaacaaaaactaCGAAAGTGTCAGACaataaaagttttgatatCAGCTGTGGCTTTTTACTTAGTAACAAGATTTTGCTAACTGGGAAAAAGGTTAaagttaagttaagttaagttaagttaagttaagttaagttaagttaagttaagttaagttaagttaagATATTAGTGGTTCATACCATAAGTCGTATGTGCTCGAAGGTGTCGTTTCGATATTGTCGGATCTTTCTGAGGTGTTCCCCGATTGAATATATCTTTCGAGAAGCTGTTTGCTGGATACGGCTGCAATCTTGATGCCAATTCGCGCCGGTCGCGTTCTCGCGACAAACCCTGTACCTTTCAACCGCTTCGGCGTTTGCCATCGCCGATTCGAGGGTCTTTAGTTTGTTCGCTTCTTGTTTTAGAATAGCCTGCAGTcggagaaaatgaaattgtaaaacTGAGACTTATTTCACTTATTCACTGTCtcttatggtggctgataagggccatagcgtaaaattcctggtatgcaaatgagggcgccagaacgccagaacgccaaaacgaaaaaaaacgtccaattttctctaaaagttcgttttggcgcgccaaaacaacgaatattccgttttggcacccccgccaaaacgaaacgaactttcgttttggcgcccccgccaaaacaacgaaaaacgtcgaaatttctctaaaagttcgttttggcgcgccaaaacaaagaaaattccgttttggcgcccccgccaaaacgaactttcattttggcgcccccgccaaaacgaactttcgttttggcgccccgccaaaacaacgaaaaacgtccaattttctctaaaagttcgttttggcttgccaaaacaaagaaaattccgttttggcgcccccgccaaaacgaactttggTTTTGGcacccccgccaaaacaacgaaaaacgtccaattttctctgaaagttcgttttggcgcccccgccaaaacgacgaatattccgttttggcgcccccgccaaaacgaaagttcgttttggcgcccccgccaataCGAACTTTAAACCacgtaaaataattctatatatacgtaaaatattttcatttatgcaaatttatgcaaattacacACAAGATCAACGcgccaatttgaaaaataattttactgtggttgaatgcttgttttggcgggggcgccaaaacggaaataaccgcgccaaaacgaactttcagagaaatttcgacgtttttcgttgttttgtatggtggctgataagggccatagcgtaaaattcctggtatgtaaatgagggcgccagaacgccagaacgccaaaacgaaaaaaaacgtccaattttctctaaaagttcgttttggcgcgccaaaacggagaatattccgttttggcgcccccgccaaaacgaactttcattttggcgcccccgccaaaacgaactttcgttttggcgcccccgccaaaacaacgaaaaacgtcgaaatttctctgaaagttcgttttggcgcgccaaaacggagaatattccgttttggcgcccccgccaaaacgaactttcattttggcgcccccgccaaaacgaactttggttttggcgcccccgccaaaacaacgaaaaacgtcgaaatttctctgaaagttcgttttggcgcgccaaaacggagaaaattccgttttggcgcccccgccaaaacgaactttcattttggcgcccccgccaaaacgaactttggttttggcgcccccgccaaaacaacgaaaaacgtcgaaatttctctgaaagttcgttttggcgcgccaaaacggagaaaattccgttttggcgcccccgccaaaacgaactttcattttggcgcccccgccaaaacgaactttggttttggcgcccccgccaaaacaacgaaaagcgtccaattttctctgaaagttcgttttggcgcgccaaaacaacgaatattccgttttggcgcccccgccaaaacgaactttcgttttggcgcccccgccaataCGAACTTTAAACCacgtaaaataattctatatatacgtgaaatattttcatttatgcaATTTTATGCAAATTACACACAAGATCAACGcgccaatttgaaaaataattttactgtggttgaatgcttgttttggcgggggcgccaaaacggaaataaccgcgccaaaacgaacttttctttgttttggcgcgccaaaacgaactttcagagaaatttcgacgtttttcgttgttttggcgggggcgccaaaacgaaagttcgttttggcgggggcgccaaaatgaaagttcgttttggcgggggcaccaaaacggaatattctccgttttggcgcgccaaaacgaacttttagagaaatttcgacgtttttcgttgttttggcgggggcgccaaaacgaaagttcgttttggcgggggcgccaaaatgaaagttcgttttggcgggggcgccaaaacggaattttctttgttttggcgcgccaaaacgaacttttagagaaaattggacgttttttttcgttttggcgttctggcgttctggcgccctcatttacataccaggaattttacgctatggcccttatcagccaccatagtctCTTGATCACGTCAACCAGTTAACGAataaaaaacccacagtatctatagaaacagtttatttccTTAAAGTTTCGAGGTTAAAACTAAACCTCATCTTCAGAGGTGCAAAAATACAATAATCGTTTATTTATTCTATTCTTTTGTACCTCTGAAGATGAGGTTTAGTTTTAATCTAGAAACTGTaaggaaatgaactgtttCTACAGatactgtgggtttttattcgtTAACTCATCATTGAGATTCATATCAGTACGCAGTCACGTCAACCAGTGGTGTAAGATGATACCCTAGTGAACTTAACTTACCGCTGGGAAGGCGACGTTGTCTGAAATGCGTTTAACGAAAATTGGTTTCAATTCAAGATTGACGTCTTTCGATGTCGGGAATTGATCGGACGACAAGTGATCAGGTAATGACGATCCCacctgtaaaatatgatagatGATGGTGTATTGAAACCGTGTTTAACTAAAACTCCATTTGAATTTGACAGATTTCTGATATTCTCAATCTTCGGCCGATATGACATATTCTATTGGCGTTATAGATTGACGCGAAAATTATGCGAATTATAAATCAGAACATTGATCAAATAGATCAATATTCGTATCTCTGGATTTAGCACTTTTTTGCAGTCTAATCACTGCATTCCGCTAGATGGCACACTGGTACTACGACACTTGATTTTAAGAAACCGATTACGGATGCAATTTGCATACTGATATGCGTGACGTCACGGATGAATATGCCGAATTAACAACTGTGGCTGATTTAGGGCGAGAAACCCGctgaaaaatactttttagACCGAGTATGCCATCCTTCGATTGATGCTTAGTCTGGTTTACCCATTTACTGTATTTCTTTTCTAGCACAAATACTTGTCTTGTGAATGAAGCCCTGGGACTTAATTCTGATTGACGTGAGGCTTACGTACTTTtctcttgtaattctggtatTCTATATCAACTTTAAGTTTGAGTTGGTAGCCGCTGTTGATGAGGTGCTCCAGTGCAGCAGACCTACACACGGCTCTCGGTTTAGGtctgtttttcttgttttttccGAGGCGTCGTGGTTTGTTTTTGTTGGCGTTTTTCTTCTTGCCAGCATTTGTGACACGAGTGGAAACGCCCGCGCGCCTCATTCGAACGTTCATCGAGGATGATAGCCCGCCGTCGTTGATATTATTCATTGCCGCAGCGCTGGTCGTGCTCAAACCAGATGTCGCCGCGGCAGACGAAGTCACTGGTACGGCTAGGGCTGCTTGGTTGACGTAATAGATAGTCACCAGCAGCCAGATAATAGAATGTAGTATGGATGTGGCTGCAAaacaattaatcaaaatacaGCAACGTAAAAACTACACGGTCATATCAATGCACACGATTGACTGGGCTCTTATCTCGAAAATTGACGTTTTTATCAGTAGATACGTATAAGCTGAGCAAATAGtacaaaacatttttaaacattagtGGAAACAACCAGAACTCCCAGTCAATAAGTATATATGAGCTGAGATGTTACTATGAAAGTCAAAATTATGATCGAAATGAAATCTAGAAATGACAAAATACAGATAAATAGTAGCGCCCAAAATCAGTCAACATTGCCTAAAGTGATACTTAAAAGACATTTAGATGCACGTTGCTAGCTATGTTAAGTCCGAAACAATTTAATGACATGCATGGCGCCGATTCGTGCAGCAAAATCGAGATATTCTTTCACGACCAGGAAACGCTTCTTGGTGCCTGGATCGGTCATCTGTTTCCTGGGATATTTTGTACGATCGATATGTGTATACCATGTTTATCGTGCGCTGATACGAAaatgtatatgtattgtaGTGCTTACCTGGTTGTTGTAACATATTTGCAGCAGCGTGGAAGCTCGCGGTCCAGATTTGCGATCAAGTGTGCATACCGGACgatttttgccattttatcCATCCTGACCAAATGACGACACGGAAAATTTCGACGTCAGATCTGGgattttccgtcgatttgtTTATTATTGACCATTCCCGTATCTGGGGTTTCTTGATCTTAGGCAATTAGCGCGCGTTTGGGGCACTATCGAATCTGAAATCGCGGACGAGGGGTTTTTAACAGGTAAAAGCTGTAAGAAAATGCATGCGGAAGTTACATGAatggtgtttttgtgtatGAAATTATGACAATCATCTATGACAATGGCGATGCGGAAGTGATACGCGTCGTATAGTTAGTACTAATTAATCTAATTTCCACGAGCAAATCCAATTAAATGCGACGACCGGAAAATCAGTTCTGTTTAAGCTATAATAATCAGAATTTCCCATTCTAAAGTGAACTTTGTATGGCGCGATGAAAGGCCCAATTCGATATGACCGAGTCGTTTAGATGGTATATCCACAAAATCGATTATTTCCGTtaatcgaaaaaaaagaaacatcatAACTAATCGATGACAGTAAAACGTGATTCATAAAACGGAGTTCGTTCGTTCTCCAGTTTTTCTCTTTTAACGTTAAGGAACTTTGGCAATGTAGAAATACAACGACGGATGAAATAGTGTTTCTCGTACGTAAGTAGGAGGAGTAAGTAAATATCGAATGTTATTTCAATTGATACATCGTGTCATCTCACTTGTCAGTAATTTACATTTTCGAAGTAAGTAACGTATATTTTTCACCATGAATGTGTACAAAATCAATAATAGTAAATTCAATCAGAAGCAATCGGGTACATATTCAGATGACAGCAGCCTGAGCAGAGCCACCACATGCTGTGTATCCAATAGGATATACAGACTCCCTGACAAAACACGACACGAAAAAAAAGACGAAAAGAATTGGAAAGGGATGcattgatgaaaaatttagataaagtAGCGGAATGAGCTAACAGTTGCATCAGATGTCATTAGAGCCGATTAGCTCATATGGGCGCACACCTGGTGCCCACGACGTGTGGACGGTTTTGTTCACCATAGGTCTATTTCCTCGTTGTTCGTATCggaaaagatgaaaaaaagaatatctATCGAAGTGACTCGGTgatcaaaattaaaaaagaaagaaaaacatcATCCGTGATCGCATTCAAATCCCAATCTTTACGCCAGTTTTTTAGGACCTTATTTGCGGCATATGAAGAAATCATTCGAATATTCAATGTTAATGAGTCGTAAACAAGTTTGCCCCGAGGTGAAATGTGCCATTAGTTTTTCTGTTTACGCCTGTGAAATTCAGTACGTCGTTCACCGACAGCGCGTAACTATAATGCAATACGAAGAGTTTGATATCTTAATAGTTTAAGACGTGATAATGGCTAATGGATTTATTGAATGGGTTAAGTGTTGTCTTTTGAATATGTATGTATTATTCGTCAAAACGAAATGCCAATTAAAGAAGACAATGTTGATAGTAAATAGACCAGAAAGAAGCTTTCGTTTTATACGAATGAAATTTCGAATCGAGTTTAAAAACGGCCGTTTCTTTTCTTAATCTACGCGTTGACCACATTGTAAGACGCACGCCATTCGATTCTAATCCTGTCAAGAATGACGGTGTTGTACTAATCGCGTCGTTAATCTCGGAGCGATTGTAGCGCCCCCCGTGGAATATATACCGGTGGGAAAAATCGTTCGAACGGAACGGTTACGGCGAAAACAATAACGACACTAAAACACGTTTCATGTCCCCGAAAAGTATTCTGCATTAACATATTATTATGTATTTAATATGTCCACTGTGTACGCTTTAAATCTATGATCAACGTTCTGTGTTTACCGGTAAAGCTTGCGTCGTCGTTATCATAGTTGGATTTATTCGGGGAGTTAGGAATTCGGCGGAGAAAACAACATGAACAAAACCCGAACTCTCCCGATTCAAACTGCGGGATGCTGCGAAAAAAGATACAACAGCGTTTTATCACGTAAACAGTAGCGTTGAATTATCTCTACGCACACACGTCTGGTGTGGTGGCTGTATCGGAATATGGTGCTTCTACCCGAGCTGAACAAACAGCCTGGACTTGTTGCCATGGCGCAGGTGGAACAGGACGAAAGGTATGAGCTCGTCTATCATCATTCATTCGGTGAAAAATACGATTGCATTCGAGCGACTTTTTTCAGACGATGAAGCAGGCTACACGCCCGTAgccagaattttgaaaaatttgtgcTTTTTTGAGACGAACGCAACTTTGTTGTTTGATCTATGAATAGGGATTGAGcctgttgtttatttgtttggtagatttcttttgatttttgttttgatcTAGTGtaccttacaaacccaccacacctaccGGGTGCGAAgcaggggtttgattttgaaatcgaaaattgaagtacagatatagttgtgtgatcggcggtcgagtttacagatttcctgtttaaatcgaagtaaataattttaaattcggttctggttcattcaaacaatcttccaacctGTCTGTACCGGTAAGCCACTGATAGGGTTTATCTTGTTAATGAGGCACA is a window of Tubulanus polymorphus chromosome 2, tnTubPoly1.2, whole genome shotgun sequence DNA encoding:
- the LOC141899017 gene encoding uncharacterized protein LOC141899017 — translated: MLQQPATSILHSIIWLLVTIYYVNQAALAVPVTSSAAATSGLSTTSAAAMNNINDGGLSSSMNVRMRRAGVSTRVTNAGKKKNANKNKPRRLGKNKKNRPKPRAVCRSAALEHLINSGYQLKLKVDIEYQNYKRKVRKPHVNQN